Within the Amycolatopsis solani genome, the region TCCTCGACCGCCCGGTCGACCAGAGCGCGGCAGTGCGCCGGATCGGCGACGTCCCCGGGTACCACGACGGCCTTGCGCCCGGCCTCTTCGACCCAGCGCCGCGTCTCCTCCGCGTCGTCGTGCTCGTTCAGGTAGGAGATCAGCACGTCGGCGCCTTCGCGCGCGTAGGCGATCGCCACAGCACGGCCGATCCCGCTGTCCGCTCCGGTGATCAGCGCGGCCTTCCCGGTCAGCTTCCCGGAACCGCGGTAGGTGCGCTCCCCGTGGTCGGGGTGCGGGGTCATCGCGGCGGTGGTTCCGGGCGGGCTTTGCTGCTGGGCGGGCTGGGACACGAGCCGGCTCCTCGGTCGACGGATGCGCGAACGCTTCCCTGGTACCCCCGGCCCCTCCTTTCACACGACGTGCGACCGCATTCACCCCGGACGGTTAACCGCCCGCCAACCGGGAACGCATTCCAGAGCCTCGGACTCCATCAGCCATCGCGGAGGAAATCCTGTTCCGTCGCCACCGAGAGAGAAGAACGATGAAGACGGCAACCGCGATAGTGGGCGAGACGGCGAGCGAAGTGGTTGCTCTGGCACTGACCGCCTCGCAGGTCCCCACGCGATTCATCCGGAAGTGCTGGACCGGCACGGTGCTCGAGTCCGCCGCCGGACACAGCGTGACCGGCGTCGCCGACGGGATGTTCGGAGCCCACCTGTCCATCCTCGGCCAGGACGACCGTGGCGGAATGACCATCCGAGCCGGGCGGCGAACAGTCGCTCCGGACCGGCGATCCCTCGCCGCGGCGTTCCCGCGGGCGACCGGCACGCTGGTCGTCTTCCTGCACGGACTCGTCGAGACCGAGCGCAGCTGGTTCCGCGGTTCCGGCTCGCCGGCCGACTTCGGGACACGGCTCGTCGAAGACCTCGACGTCACCCCGGTCTACGTGCGCTACAACTCGGGCCGGCACGTCGCCGAGAACGGCGACGACCTCGTCACACTGATCTCGCAGCTGGTCGACGCATGGCCGGTACCGGTCGCCGACATCATCCTCGTCGGCCACTCCATGGGCGGACTGGTCGCCCGCAGCGCCCTCCACCAAGCGCCCACCCGTCGCGTGCCGTGGCTTTCCCGCGTGACGCGCCTGGTGTGCCTCGGCACCCCGCACGTCGGCGCTCCCCTGGAGCGAAACGTCGCCCGGCTCGCCGGCCTCCTGAGCCGATCACCACTGACTGCCCCGCTGACCCGGCTGCTCGCGATGCGCAGCAACGGGATCAAAGACCTCGCCCACGGCCACGTCCACCACCAGCCAGCGGACCACGACCCACCAAATCCGGTACGACCGGCTCCCCCGGCACGCCTTCGACGCCTGTTCGTGTCCGCCACCCTCTCACGCACCGAGGGAAGCAGGTGGGGGCGCGTACTCGGGGACCTCCTCGTGGCGCCGGTCACCGCAGCAGACCTGGAAGAGGACGCCGAGGTCGTGTGGCTCGGCGGGCTCAACCACTTCGCCCTGCTCCACGCCGACGCGGTCTACCGAACGATCGTCGACTGGTTGCGCGTCAACCGGCCGCCTTCGGGACGAAACACCCGGACAACGGGACGGAGCACCGATTCCCGCCGTTCGAGGGTGGCCGGGATCAGTCGGGAAAACAGGTGATCGGGCAAAGCGAAACTCCACTCTGCTGCGCCGAAGGTCGCGTGCGAGGACGGGGGATGGCCGATACCGCGTGGCGTCCGGGCGGATCCCCTGCTCTACTCGGCGACCACCCGGACGGTTTTCAGTTCGGAGTCGGCCGGGTCGGGCAGTTCCATTCCGGCGTCCAGCCCGCTGCGCAGGTAGTCGAGGATCGGCTTGGTCAGCACTTCGCCGGGCAGAACGGCCGGCGCGCCCGGCGGGTACGGCGTGATCATCTCGGCGGCGACCCGGCCCGGCGCTTCGTCCACGGGAACCTGCTCGACGCGGCCGAAGAAAGCGTCACGCGGAAGCATCGCAGTACGCAGCTCGAACTCCTCCGGCGGCGGAATCTCGATCACCGGGGGTGCCGGGAATTCCGGTGCGGCTTCGAGCAGTGCGTCCAGCGCGCTGATCAAGACCTCCGCGGTCTGCTCGTCGTCGGAATGGTTGAACAGCGCCACGATCCGGCGGTGGTCGGACAAACCGACGGTGACCTTCCGGTGGTCCCTCAGCCAATCCGCGGCCTGGTAGCCGCTGATCCCCAGCGGCCGCAGGTCGACGACCACCTTGAACGGGTCGACCGACGCCGCCAGCTCCGGGCCGAGGAACTCGTCGTGCAGCACCGTCAGGCCCATCCCGGTCAGCCGGGCCCGCACCGAACCGACGAGCTCGAGCGCGGCGGTCAGCAGCTCGCGGCCCTGCTCGGCCATCTGTCGCCGCCAGCCGTCCAAGGCCGCGTACACCAGCGAGCTCGGACTGGTCGTGCCCAGCAGGTCTTCCCGCGCCTTGAGCACGTTCGGGTCGACGAGATCACCCTGCAGGTGGAACACCGAGCTCTGCTCCACCGCCGCACCCATCTTGTGCACGCTCGTCACGCACACGTCCGCGCCGGCGAACATGCCCCACGGCGGCAGGTCGTCGTGGAACGGCAGGTGCGCGCCCCACGCTTCGTCGACGATCAGCGGAATCCCGCGCTCGTGGCAGGCATCGGCCACCGCTCGGATGTCGCCGCAGGTGCCGTAATCGGTGGGCGTCACCATGAGCGCGCCCTTGACGTCCGGAGCACGCTCGTAGGCTTCGAGGTATTCGCGGGGGCCGGGCGGATGGGTCATGCGCTGCTCGGCGTCCCAGCGCGGCCGGACCCAGACCGGTTCGACCCCGCTCACGATCAGCCCCGAAACGACCGACTTGTGGACGTGCCGCGGGATCAGCAGCTTCTCGTGCGGGCCGGCGACGGCGAGGACCGCGCTCTTGACCGACAGGGAGCTGCCGCAGGTGGAGAAGAACGTGTGGTCGGCGCCGACGGCGTCGGCCATCAGCTTCTGCGCTTCGGCGAGGACACCGTGGCGCATCAGCCGGTCGTCGAGGCCGTTGAGCGCGATGACGTCGGAGGCGAACACGTCCGCGCCGACGACGTTCAGCACCCGCTGGTCGACGCCGCGGCCCTGCTTGTGACCGGGCGCGTTGAACGGCACGAAACCCGCGTCGCGGTAATCCCGCAACGCGTCCAGTACCGGGGCTTTGCTCTGGTCCATGCTGAGCCGGTTACCCGCTTCCACGGGCACGACACCTCGATCGAAGCGGCCCGAGCCTGGAAGCCGACGAGCTCAAGCAACCGCGGAGGCCGCGCCGCCCAGGATTCGTCCCAGCGGACCGCGCGGATCAGCCGCAGCTTTGCCGAGCAGGGTCGCGACTGCGAAGTCGGCGGCCAGCCCGTCGAAGGTCCGATGGCGTCGTAGCATCGCATGGCCGCCGTTGCGCACCTGGATGACACCGACCTGTGCGGTGTGCGCGAGACGTTCGGCTGCGGCGTGTGCCCGCTGCGGGCTGGCCACGCGATCGGCCGAGCCGTGCACGAAGAGAACCTTGCGACCGGGCGCGTCGACGTCACCGTCTTGCGGATGGACCCACGGAGCCAGTGCGACGACGCTGCGCACATCGTCGGCGCCGGCGCTCAGGATCGCCGCTCGTCCGCCGAGGGAGTGTCCGATCAGGCCGATCGGGGTACCGGACGGCACCTGTTCCCGGATCCGGTCCAAGGCCCAGCGCACGTCGTCGACCGGCGTGTGCTTGCCGTCCCAGCCGCGTACCGAGTTCAGCAGGCGCCACACCGCCAGGCGTCCGCGGCCGGCGTGGGCGACCCGGTGCGCGATCGGGATCATCCGTACGACCGACAGCTGCGTCGGGCTCACCGGCATCGCGCCGCCGCGACTGCCACCGCCGTGCAGCACCACGACGGCTGCGGTGGCGGACCGCGGAATGCGCGTGGGAAGGAGACGGGCGGAGACCTGCATCCGATACGTCCTCGATGAATTGTGCCGTCTGGGTGGCCGTGCGGGCGCGGGGTTCGGGAGCGCGCCGCGCCCGCACGGTATGCGGCCGTCACGTCTGCCTGTGGGTCAGGCGCGCGGCGAGGTCCGAGGCCGAGTGGCGGCGGTGATCAGGCCGAGAGCGATCATGCCGACACCGAGGCCGAGGTGCAGCCAGTCGTCGGCGGTGTTGACCGGGACGAAGTTGGCAGCCGAACTGTGGTCGACCAGCAGTCCGTACAGCCACAGCACGAGGTAGATCACCCCGCCGCCGATCAGGAAGCCGCGCGCACCGCGCGCGGTCCGGGCCAGGGCGAGCCCGGCGACGCCGAAGAGCAGGTGCACGATGTTGTGCAGGACCGACACCATGAACAACCCGAGCAGCATGGCCATCGAGTCGTGGCCGGCGAAGGTGAGCTGGTCGTAGTTCGTCGTCAGGCCGGGGACGAACCCGGCGAGCCCGACCAGCAGGAACACGACTGCGACGACGGCGGCGACGAGCTGCGTGGGAGAACGGGTCGAAGTGGTGGCGCGGGTACTGGTCATGGCGAGCCCTTCTGGTCGGTTCGGTGAACGGCAGCGAAGCTGACGTCCGGTGGCCGGCCGGGTGGCGTGAGCACCTCTGACGCAGCACCGAGAACACCGATCTGCCCCGACATCGGTGACCTCCTTTGCATCGGTTCGGATCGCCGAACCGCTCGCATACCCGGCCAAAGCGACAACAAACCGATGCGCACGGCATTCGGAGAACTACCGGACCGTCATCCGCGCCCGCGGCGGGTTACGTTTGCTCCACTGGCGTACCAACCCCGTCAAGCGGTTCCGCGGCGACTCCCTCACCTGCTGCGGCATCCGGTGTGGCGCAGCGCCCGCCACACCGGGCGGGGCCGTGGAGTGGTGCTGGTTCCCGGCTTCTTCGGCGGGGCAACGAGCGGCTGATCATGCTCGGCTCGCCGAGCCGCAACCCGCTCGGTGGGCGCACGACTCGCACTGAACGGGTCATGACGAGCGGCCCCGTCCGATCAACGCTACCGTTTTCCCGTGTCGGCTTCCCCGCCTCGGCCAGGAGACGACGGCATCGCAGTGCTCGACACCGGCGAAGCCGTCGTCGTCATGATCACCGGTGAACTGGACATGGTCAACGCACCAGCCCTGCGCACCCAACTGCACGAGCAGCTCGAACGCCGCCCCCGCGGGCTCATCCTCGAACTCGACGTCTCCTTCTGCGCCTCAGCCGGACTGCAGGTCGTCGCCGAAGCCGCCACCCTCACCTTCGACCTGGACATCCCGTTCGCGGTCGCCACCGCCTCCGCGAACGTGCTGCGCGCACTGAGCATCGGGCGCCTCACCGAGGTCGTCACGATCACCGGCAGCGTCGCCCAGGCTCGCACATGGATCCGCGACCAGCCCCGCCGTACGTAAGACAGGCCGCTCCGGGTACTCGATCGTCGGCTCGGCAAACGCCTTCACACCGAGACACAATCGGCGACCGGCTATCCGGGACCTAGCCGTCGTGGTCCAAGGTTTGGCTGGGTGGCACTCCATAAGCATGCCTGTAACCGGTGGCGAACCGGCCCGGGTTGGAGAACCCCCACCGGTAGGCGGTGGCGGTGACCGAGTCGTGCGCCCGGTCCGCGGCGAGCAGTTCGTGGTGGGCGCGGTCGAGGCGAACCCGGCGCAGGTAGGCCATCGGGGTCGTGTCGAGGTGACGGCGGAAGGCGAGCTGGACGGCGCGGGGGGTGACGAACGCGGCGGTGGCGATGTCGGCGACCGTGATGTCGGTGTGGGCGTTGTCGTCGATGAACGCGATGGCGCGGCGGAGGGTGTCGGGGCGGGCGTCGCGGCTGTCCTGACCGGTGGGGTGTTTCGGGACGCCGGCGGGGAAGACTTCGAAGATGGTGGCGGCCAGGTGCCGGGCGGCGCTGCCCATGATCAGCGGGCTGGCGGCGGCCAGCTCGTTCTCCAGCAGATCACGCGCGTAGGCGGCGGTGCGCTTCCAGAGCTCCGCGGCGGCCGGGGAGACCGGACGCAAAGTGTCGAACCTCAGGTCGGGCGGGGGCCGGCCGGGGAGCGTCCCGACGGCTTCGGAGAGGGCGTGGGCGGGCACGGTGAGGATCGTGGCCCGGAAGTCGAGGCAGCGGACCTGGTAGTCCCCGTGCGGGAAGCTGCCCAGGAACGCGTCACCGGGGACATAGCGTTCGGTGTTCTTGCCCAGTTCCGCTTGTGTGCCACCGGTGACGAGCGTGGTCACCGAAAGGTCGTCGGTGCCGTCGAGGTGCAAGGTCAGGTCCGGGGGCATGGTGAAGTCCACGTAGCTCAGTCCGCCCGCGCTGACCTGGGAGATGGACACCGGCGATACCCGGGCCAGCCGGCCCGCCTTCGGGGGTTGGGCGCGGTACATCTGGCCGATGAAGTCCTGCGCCTCGTCCGGATCGGTGGTGGCGAACTGGAAACGCTGCCGGCCGCTGTCGGGTTCCGTCGCTGGTTGCTCGGCCACGTTCCGTCCCCTTCCGAGCCTCGATCCGCCGT harbors:
- a CDS encoding alpha/beta hydrolase, encoding MKTATAIVGETASEVVALALTASQVPTRFIRKCWTGTVLESAAGHSVTGVADGMFGAHLSILGQDDRGGMTIRAGRRTVAPDRRSLAAAFPRATGTLVVFLHGLVETERSWFRGSGSPADFGTRLVEDLDVTPVYVRYNSGRHVAENGDDLVTLISQLVDAWPVPVADIILVGHSMGGLVARSALHQAPTRRVPWLSRVTRLVCLGTPHVGAPLERNVARLAGLLSRSPLTAPLTRLLAMRSNGIKDLAHGHVHHQPADHDPPNPVRPAPPARLRRLFVSATLSRTEGSRWGRVLGDLLVAPVTAADLEEDAEVVWLGGLNHFALLHADAVYRTIVDWLRVNRPPSGRNTRTTGRSTDSRRSRVAGISRENR
- a CDS encoding aminotransferase class I/II-fold pyridoxal phosphate-dependent enzyme, coding for MDQSKAPVLDALRDYRDAGFVPFNAPGHKQGRGVDQRVLNVVGADVFASDVIALNGLDDRLMRHGVLAEAQKLMADAVGADHTFFSTCGSSLSVKSAVLAVAGPHEKLLIPRHVHKSVVSGLIVSGVEPVWVRPRWDAEQRMTHPPGPREYLEAYERAPDVKGALMVTPTDYGTCGDIRAVADACHERGIPLIVDEAWGAHLPFHDDLPPWGMFAGADVCVTSVHKMGAAVEQSSVFHLQGDLVDPNVLKAREDLLGTTSPSSLVYAALDGWRRQMAEQGRELLTAALELVGSVRARLTGMGLTVLHDEFLGPELAASVDPFKVVVDLRPLGISGYQAADWLRDHRKVTVGLSDHRRIVALFNHSDDEQTAEVLISALDALLEAAPEFPAPPVIEIPPPEEFELRTAMLPRDAFFGRVEQVPVDEAPGRVAAEMITPYPPGAPAVLPGEVLTKPILDYLRSGLDAGMELPDPADSELKTVRVVAE
- a CDS encoding alpha/beta hydrolase, translating into MQVSARLLPTRIPRSATAAVVVLHGGGSRGGAMPVSPTQLSVVRMIPIAHRVAHAGRGRLAVWRLLNSVRGWDGKHTPVDDVRWALDRIREQVPSGTPIGLIGHSLGGRAAILSAGADDVRSVVALAPWVHPQDGDVDAPGRKVLFVHGSADRVASPQRAHAAAERLAHTAQVGVIQVRNGGHAMLRRHRTFDGLAADFAVATLLGKAAADPRGPLGRILGGAASAVA
- a CDS encoding DUF4383 domain-containing protein; this encodes MTSTRATTSTRSPTQLVAAVVAVVFLLVGLAGFVPGLTTNYDQLTFAGHDSMAMLLGLFMVSVLHNIVHLLFGVAGLALARTARGARGFLIGGGVIYLVLWLYGLLVDHSSAANFVPVNTADDWLHLGLGVGMIALGLITAATRPRTSPRA
- a CDS encoding STAS domain-containing protein; translation: MSASPPRPGDDGIAVLDTGEAVVVMITGELDMVNAPALRTQLHEQLERRPRGLILELDVSFCASAGLQVVAEAATLTFDLDIPFAVATASANVLRALSIGRLTEVVTITGSVAQARTWIRDQPRRT
- a CDS encoding helix-turn-helix transcriptional regulator, which gives rise to MAEQPATEPDSGRQRFQFATTDPDEAQDFIGQMYRAQPPKAGRLARVSPVSISQVSAGGLSYVDFTMPPDLTLHLDGTDDLSVTTLVTGGTQAELGKNTERYVPGDAFLGSFPHGDYQVRCLDFRATILTVPAHALSEAVGTLPGRPPPDLRFDTLRPVSPAAAELWKRTAAYARDLLENELAAASPLIMGSAARHLAATIFEVFPAGVPKHPTGQDSRDARPDTLRRAIAFIDDNAHTDITVADIATAAFVTPRAVQLAFRRHLDTTPMAYLRRVRLDRAHHELLAADRAHDSVTATAYRWGFSNPGRFATGYRHAYGVPPSQTLDHDG